The proteins below come from a single Limosilactobacillus reuteri genomic window:
- a CDS encoding C69 family dipeptidase, producing MKKNLSACTTVLVGRNATIDGSTMAARNDDTFGPLTPQRFVTYPAYHNHPNQVKAYLNKCVIDRPADGYRYQGTPNVDYRTEGVFDESGFNEKNVGMSATESVYANERVLACDPLNTETGINEDLVVAATLPFIDSARDGVAYLGKLVAKYGSAEGNGIIFSDKKDVWYMEIVTGHHWVAQRIPDDSYAVTGNRVAIQQVDFNDPDNFMWSDGIQEFVEKNHLNPDKYGWDFRHIFGTADVFDQHYNTPRQWYGHKVLNPSVEFDPLDFDIPFIMQTNHRVTLEDVQKILSSHYQGTPYDPLGHEGTEQQKQLFRPISLNRTQNSHILQVRNDLPEAASTIMWMSFGVPTFTPYIPFFGNAEDIDVSYRETPEKLNMDLKSAYWMYRTLSMLVESHHAEFSKEDLDYLKDSREYLYRWVNEIAPQVKGMAPSEVSDFLSSKTHEMVAEMAKRTKNLMAELVMHGLELSKLTFKIDKNL from the coding sequence ATGAAAAAGAATTTATCTGCTTGTACCACTGTCCTTGTGGGTCGCAACGCAACGATTGATGGTTCAACAATGGCAGCACGGAATGACGATACATTTGGTCCACTTACGCCCCAACGCTTCGTTACTTATCCCGCATATCATAATCACCCTAACCAAGTAAAGGCATACTTAAATAAATGTGTAATTGATCGCCCTGCTGATGGTTATCGTTATCAAGGTACTCCTAATGTTGATTATCGAACTGAAGGGGTATTCGATGAGAGCGGCTTTAACGAAAAAAATGTTGGAATGAGTGCAACCGAAAGTGTTTATGCAAATGAACGCGTCCTTGCCTGCGATCCGCTTAATACCGAAACCGGAATCAATGAAGATCTTGTGGTTGCTGCTACCCTTCCCTTTATCGATAGCGCTCGTGACGGGGTTGCATACCTTGGTAAACTAGTCGCCAAATACGGTTCTGCTGAAGGAAACGGTATTATATTCAGCGACAAAAAAGATGTATGGTATATGGAAATCGTCACTGGTCACCACTGGGTTGCTCAACGGATCCCCGATGACTCTTATGCCGTAACTGGAAATCGAGTAGCAATCCAGCAAGTTGACTTTAATGACCCTGATAACTTTATGTGGTCTGACGGCATCCAAGAATTCGTTGAGAAAAACCACCTCAACCCTGATAAATATGGTTGGGACTTCCGCCATATCTTTGGGACTGCTGACGTATTCGACCAACATTACAACACACCACGTCAATGGTATGGTCATAAGGTATTAAACCCCAGCGTAGAATTCGATCCCTTGGATTTTGATATTCCATTTATCATGCAAACCAATCACCGTGTTACCCTTGAAGACGTGCAAAAAATCCTCAGCAGTCACTACCAAGGAACTCCTTACGATCCCCTCGGTCACGAAGGAACTGAACAGCAAAAACAGCTTTTCCGGCCAATTTCTCTAAATCGAACACAGAATTCCCATATTCTGCAGGTTCGGAATGATTTGCCAGAAGCTGCTTCAACTATTATGTGGATGAGCTTTGGCGTACCAACATTTACTCCTTATATTCCATTTTTCGGAAACGCCGAAGATATTGATGTCAGCTACCGTGAAACACCAGAAAAACTCAACATGGATCTTAAGAGTGCTTATTGGATGTACCGTACCCTTTCAATGCTTGTTGAATCACACCACGCTGAGTTCTCTAAGGAAGACTTAGATTACCTCAAAGATTCACGCGAATATTTGTACCGCTGGGTTAATGAAATTGCTCCACAAGTTAAGGGGATGGCACCTAGTGAAGTTAGCGACTTTTTGAGTTCCAAGACTCATGAGATGGTTGCTGAAATGGCTAAGCGAACTAAGAACCTAATGGCTGAATTAGTTATGCACGGGTTAGAGCTTTCTAAACTTACCTTCAAAATCGACAAGAACCTATAA
- the ybaK gene encoding Cys-tRNA(Pro) deacylase: MSKKNKKSKMKKTQVEQILDKNNIAYEQAEFPTHQDGDVRSMSVDHTGVDEHIIYKTLVLTGNVTGPLVGVIPVDTHLDEKKLAKVSGNKKVNMVPLKNLLKTTGYVHGANTPVGIYEKFEYPIFIDNEAREQGDIFVSSGKVGRSIKLNAEDLATLVHATFADLEQK, from the coding sequence ATGAGTAAAAAAAATAAAAAAAGCAAAATGAAAAAAACACAGGTAGAACAAATCCTCGATAAAAATAACATTGCTTACGAGCAAGCTGAATTTCCGACTCACCAAGATGGCGATGTACGTTCAATGAGTGTTGATCATACCGGGGTTGACGAACATATTATTTATAAGACCCTAGTATTAACCGGTAACGTAACCGGACCGCTAGTTGGCGTCATCCCAGTCGATACACACTTAGATGAGAAAAAGCTTGCTAAGGTTTCGGGCAATAAAAAGGTTAATATGGTGCCGCTAAAAAATCTTCTCAAAACTACCGGATATGTGCATGGTGCTAACACCCCTGTAGGAATTTACGAGAAGTTTGAATACCCTATTTTTATTGATAACGAGGCCAGAGAACAAGGCGATATTTTCGTTTCGTCAGGTAAAGTGGGCCGTTCTATTAAATTAAATGCCGAAGATCTTGCCACCCTAGTTCATGCTACTTTCGCTGATTTAGAACAAAAGTAG
- a CDS encoding GntR family transcriptional regulator gives MADLVYRSVMRDIKQKILDNKYQGMRLPDERSLSEIYQVSRSSIKRALGVLAQQGIIFKKRGSGTFINPLYLKNQSLFHYEGSNLGVTDSFQVDGKKQGIKLLDYQVVPASKDVQEELFLNDNDFVYQIKRLRLIDDQPFMIETGFIPIRITPTLSPEVVNGSIFNYLEDMMGKRVTKSFMTIGVSPSTNEDQDLLKLNETEPVGTIEGIFFLDDGTPFEVSNMRIHYKYMKYSTFVSLDQEN, from the coding sequence ATGGCAGACTTAGTATATCGCTCAGTGATGCGTGATATAAAACAAAAAATACTAGACAATAAATACCAAGGGATGCGTTTACCTGATGAACGAAGCTTAAGTGAAATCTATCAGGTAAGCCGCAGTTCCATAAAACGGGCATTGGGAGTGCTCGCTCAGCAAGGAATTATTTTTAAGAAACGCGGATCCGGTACATTTATTAATCCGTTATACCTAAAAAACCAGTCATTGTTCCATTATGAAGGTAGTAATTTGGGTGTAACGGACAGTTTCCAAGTAGATGGTAAAAAGCAAGGAATAAAATTACTTGATTACCAAGTTGTTCCTGCAAGTAAAGATGTTCAAGAAGAACTATTTCTTAATGATAACGACTTTGTTTATCAGATTAAACGGCTACGGTTAATTGATGATCAGCCGTTTATGATTGAAACGGGTTTTATTCCAATTAGAATTACGCCCACTCTTTCTCCCGAAGTTGTTAATGGGTCAATTTTTAATTATTTAGAAGATATGATGGGGAAAAGGGTTACAAAGTCATTTATGACGATTGGTGTTTCGCCGTCAACAAATGAAGATCAAGACTTATTGAAGTTGAATGAAACAGAGCCGGTTGGAACAATTGAAGGGATTTTCTTTTTGGATGATGGGACGCCGTTTGAAGTTTCTAATATGCGAATTCACTATAAATACATGAAATATAGTACTTTTGTTAGCCTAGACCAAGAAAACTAG